A stretch of Endozoicomonas sp. SCSIO W0465 DNA encodes these proteins:
- the iadA gene encoding beta-aspartyl-peptidase yields the protein MFTILKNTNLYKPEYVGKADILLGQGKILAIETGLNVSGLNDVSVIDCHGKTVTPGLIDQHLHLTGGGGEAGFNSRTPQVTLSSLIKAGTTTAIGVLGTDGISRSPKDLYAKAAALTAEGITAYMHTGSYEVPTRTITGSIRDDLTFIPAILGVKIALADHRSSFPTTQELARIVSDIRIASLLAGKKGVLHIHMGGLPRPFDQVDELLAMGIPVQHISPTHVARTEPLFADAIRFAHKGGFIDITSGGSRFMPPEQVVKLALESDVPASRITISSDGNGSIPKFNDRGETIGLSAASVDSNLLLLPLIIDQGICPEQAIAMMTANVASSLGSTKDELRWVRMPISVYLMMILR from the coding sequence ATGTTTACCATTCTTAAAAATACCAATTTATACAAGCCAGAATATGTCGGTAAGGCAGATATTCTGCTTGGTCAGGGAAAAATTCTGGCAATTGAAACGGGATTGAATGTCAGCGGCCTGAATGATGTAAGCGTCATTGACTGCCATGGGAAAACGGTAACTCCCGGCCTTATTGATCAGCATTTACATCTTACCGGTGGCGGTGGTGAGGCAGGCTTCAACAGTCGTACACCTCAGGTAACGCTTTCCAGCCTGATCAAGGCTGGCACGACAACGGCTATTGGTGTTCTGGGCACGGATGGCATTTCACGCTCACCCAAAGATCTGTACGCCAAGGCTGCTGCATTGACTGCCGAGGGCATCACTGCCTACATGCATACCGGCTCTTACGAGGTGCCAACCCGTACAATTACCGGTTCCATCCGTGATGACCTGACGTTTATTCCGGCCATTCTCGGCGTCAAGATAGCCCTGGCTGACCATCGAAGCTCGTTTCCAACGACTCAGGAACTGGCAAGAATTGTGTCGGATATTCGTATTGCCAGCCTGCTGGCCGGTAAAAAAGGTGTGCTTCATATCCATATGGGTGGATTACCACGGCCTTTTGACCAGGTTGATGAGTTGCTGGCCATGGGAATACCGGTCCAGCACATCTCACCCACTCACGTTGCCCGTACAGAGCCGCTTTTTGCCGATGCGATCAGGTTTGCTCACAAAGGCGGATTTATCGATATTACCTCCGGCGGCAGTCGTTTTATGCCACCGGAACAAGTGGTCAAACTGGCCCTGGAATCTGATGTGCCGGCTTCCCGAATCACCATCAGTTCAGACGGTAATGGCAGTATCCCGAAGTTCAATGATCGGGGAGAAACCATTGGACTGAGCGCAGCTTCAGTGGACAGCAATCTGCTTTTATTGCCGTTGATCATTGATCAGGGCATCTGCCCGGAACAGGCGATAGCCATGATGACAGCCAATGTGGCCAGCTCACTGGGATCAACAAAGGACGAATTGAGGTGGGTCAGGATGCCGATATCTGTGTATTTAATGATGATTTTACGCTGA